A window of the Tenebrio molitor chromosome 1, icTenMoli1.1, whole genome shotgun sequence genome harbors these coding sequences:
- the tum gene encoding rac GTPase-activating protein 1: MCDTPFKTPLPFRTPRPELDRDFYNGEKMTSDSDESVVSSNSDNAGSAYTQSSNGEISLVAEFDDLMRFYRPFRSSKLQTESAFLDFVEQVKLLYVEYFQALDECRRLQGALDAKTQENTDMEHKLMKARKLLDIEKQCTRNARRERDDLAGQIHLVRELLFKDKGSCNKLSDDMRHKLAFLHNNNVESDWDMPGNNGHYQLSAIKEINSTGSILSDFSYSRSEDDLDGSVMQAGKAWKKHRPSTGGVPEPAAKKRRSSGAKAVEIGPSDTVRATTTLTMCKDGPITATSIIESVPKTPGPPESTLTNPESYPSVAPANLVFESWARDSPRKPERKLQMREHCFQQKTLVMPETCGPCEKRIRFGKTAAKCKECKAICHLECKDNLPLPCIPVMHTPNQRNNLGIISDYTPTIPPMVPALLIHCINEIELRGFSEVGLYRVPGAERDVKSLKERFLKGKGSPCLNQIDVHVICGTVKDFLRSLHEPIVTYHLRKKFVHAVEAKDPIDVQPALFQVVSELPQPNRDTLAYMILHLQRVSEAKECKMNVSNLAKIFGPTIVGYSSDDPNPNHLMEEMVQHNNVMEHLITLPSDYWSSFVNIETIYQPSRLQQTPSTDSLLRPIATRGLFTPISASRNLTKKKQKYFPSPKHMR; encoded by the exons ATGTGTGACACTCCGTTTAAAACCCCGTTGCCGTTTCGAACCCCTAGGCCTGAACTGGACCGGGATTTCTACAACGGCGAGAAAATGACCTCGGACAGCGACGAAAGCGTGGTTTCGAGCAACTCAGACAATGCGGGGTCGGCGTACACTCAATCCTCGAACGGGGAAATCTCCCTCGTTGCAGAATTCGACGACTTGATGCGCTTCTACCGCCCCTTCAGGTCCAGCAAGTTGCAGACCGAATCGGCATTTCTCGATTTCGTCGAGCAGGTGAAGCTTCTCTACGTCGAATATTTCCAAGCTCTCGATGAGTGTCGCCGCCTGCAAGGTGCACTTGATGCTAAAACGCAAGAAAACACTGACATGGAGCACAAGTTGATGAAAGCAAGGAAGCTTCTAGATATTGAGAAGCAGTGCACGAGGAATGCTAGAAGAGAGAGGGATGATTTA GCTGGCCAAATCCATCTTGTTCGGGAGCTCCTCTTTAAGGATAAGGGCAGTTGTAACAAGCTGTCAGATGATATGCGACATAAGTTGGCATTTCTGCACAACAACAATGTGGAAAGTGACTGGGATATGCCTGGTAACAATGGCCACTACCAGCTCAGCGCTATcaaagaaattaattcaactg GTTCCATTCTCTCAGATTTTAGTTATTCTCGGTCTGAGGATGATCTGGATGGTTCCGTTATGCAAGCTGGTAAAGCTTGGAAGAAGCACAGGCCGAGTACAGGAGGTGTTCCTGAACCAGCCGCCAAGAAGAGACGCTCTTCTGGTGCTAAAGCGGTTGAg ATTGGCCCAAGCGACACTGTCAGAGCGACCACGACTTTAACCATGTGCAAGGACGGTCCAATCACAGCAACGTCCATCATCGAGTCGGTCCCCAAAACGCCGGGACCCCCCGAATCCACTTTGACCAAC CCTGAATCGTATCCGAGCGTCGCCCCTGCCAATTTAGTTTTCGAGTCGTGGGCGCGCGACAGCCCCCGCAAACCCGAGCGAAAATTGCAAATGAGGGAACATTGTTTCCAACAGAAGACTCTTGTGATGCCTGAGACGTGCGGGCCGTGCGAGAAGCGCATTCGCTTTGGCAAAACTGCCGCCAAATGTAAAGAGTGCAAGGCGATTTGTCATCTGGAGTGCAAGGATAACCTTCCCTTGCCTTGCATTCCTGTTATGCACACTCCAAACCAAAGGAATAATTTG GGCATCATCAGTGACTACACCCCGACAATTCCACCGATGGTGCCAGCCCTACTCATTCACTGCATCAACGAGATCGAATTGCGAGGTTTCAGCGAAGTGGGGCTGTACCGGGTTCCGGGAGCCGAACGCGATGTTAAGTCGCTGAAAGAAAGATTTCTCAAAGGCAAAGGTTCCCCGTGCCTGAACCAGATCGACGTCCACGTCATCTGCGGAACCGTCAAAGACTTCCTCAGGAGTCTCCACGAACCCATCGTCACCTACCACTTACGGAAAAAATTCGTACACGCTGTCGAAGCTAAAGACCCGATCGACGTCCAACCGGCTCTATTTCAAGTGGTCTCGGAGCTTCCGCAGCCCAACAGAGATACTCTGGCTTACATGATTCTCCACCTGCAGAG AGTGTCCGAGGCCAAAGAGTGCAAAATGAACGTCAGCAATCTCGCCAAGATATTTGGACCGACTATCGTGGGGTACTCGTCAGACGACCCCAACCCCAATCACTTGATGGAAGAGATGGTCCAACACAATAAC GTGATGGAGCATCTCATCACTCTTCCCTCTGATTATTGGTCGTCTTTCGTCAACATTGAAACGATTTACCAACCGTCCAGGCTTCAACAGACCCCGAGTACGGATTCGCTGTTGCGTCCCATCGCCACGAGAGGACTTTTCACTCCAATCAGCGCGAGCAGAAATCTGACTAAAAAGAAGCAGAAGTATTTTCCTTCCCCCAAACACATGCGCTGA